The Cellulosimicrobium cellulans genome contains the following window.
CCGTGGCGTCGTCGAGGGGCTGGTCGGCCGTGACGACGAGCCGACCGGTGGTGGCGCTGACGTCGATCGCGGTCACGCCGGGCACCTGCCCGACCTCTTCGCGCACCGACA
Protein-coding sequences here:
- a CDS encoding heavy-metal-associated domain-containing protein — encoded protein: MSIVEIEYQVTGMTCGHCEMSVREEVGQVPGVTAIDVSATTGRLVVTADQPLDDATVVAAVDEAGYQAVRVP